In Desulfofundulus kuznetsovii DSM 6115, the following are encoded in one genomic region:
- a CDS encoding NADH-dependent [FeFe] hydrogenase, group A6 — MVTLTIDGLKVQAEEGSTILEAARRANIRIPTLCYLPEVQAIGACRVCLVEIEGNRNLQPACVFPVSEGLVVHTNNVRVRRARKFSVEMILSDHPMDDCLTCTRNQRCELQKLADELGIREVKFTGEKSEGRLDNLSPSIVRDQSKCILCRRCVTVCKEIQEVAAISIQGRGFKTRVEPAFGESLNDVACALCGQCILVCPVGAIHEKEHIEEVWHAIFDPSKFVVVQDAPAVRAALGEEFGYPPGTLVTGKMLAAVRRLGFDRVFDTNFAADLTIIEEGHELLKRIKEGGVLPMITSCSPGWVKFIEHFYPELLPHLSTCKSPHQMLGALVKTYYAQKVGVDPKDMVVVSVMPCTAKKFECNRPEMNGSGYKDVDYVITTRELAKMIKQAGIDFASLEDGYYDDPLGEYSGAGTIFGATGGVMEAALRTVYELVTGKTLERLEFTAVRGLEDIKEAVVPVEGLGELKVAVAHGLGNARKILDRIKDGSADYHFIEIMCCPGGCVGGGGQPLPVNDEIRMLRARALYQEDEKLRIRKSHENPSIKKLYEEFLGRPLGEKSHQLLHTRYTARRKF, encoded by the coding sequence ATGGTAACTCTGACCATAGACGGCCTTAAGGTGCAGGCGGAAGAGGGCAGCACCATTCTGGAAGCGGCCAGGAGGGCTAACATTCGTATTCCCACCCTCTGCTACCTGCCGGAAGTGCAGGCCATCGGGGCCTGCCGGGTTTGCCTGGTGGAAATCGAGGGAAACCGCAACCTCCAGCCGGCCTGTGTATTTCCGGTGAGCGAGGGGCTGGTGGTACACACAAATAACGTCCGGGTGAGGAGGGCCAGGAAGTTTTCGGTGGAAATGATTCTTTCCGACCATCCCATGGACGACTGCCTGACCTGCACCCGTAATCAGAGGTGCGAGCTGCAAAAACTGGCCGACGAGCTGGGGATCAGAGAAGTTAAGTTCACCGGCGAGAAAAGTGAAGGGCGCCTGGATAACCTTTCGCCTTCCATTGTGAGAGACCAGAGCAAGTGCATCCTCTGCCGCCGCTGTGTTACCGTTTGCAAGGAAATTCAGGAGGTGGCGGCAATCTCCATTCAGGGCCGGGGGTTTAAAACCCGGGTGGAACCCGCCTTCGGCGAGAGCCTGAACGATGTTGCCTGTGCCCTTTGCGGTCAGTGCATCCTGGTCTGTCCCGTCGGGGCCATCCATGAGAAGGAACATATCGAAGAGGTGTGGCACGCCATCTTTGACCCGTCCAAGTTTGTGGTGGTCCAGGACGCCCCGGCGGTAAGGGCAGCGCTGGGGGAGGAATTCGGCTATCCGCCGGGCACGCTGGTGACCGGGAAAATGCTGGCGGCGGTGCGCCGGCTGGGATTTGACCGGGTGTTCGACACCAACTTTGCGGCCGACCTTACCATCATCGAAGAAGGGCATGAACTGTTAAAAAGAATCAAAGAGGGCGGCGTGCTGCCCATGATTACCAGCTGCAGCCCGGGGTGGGTGAAATTTATCGAACATTTTTACCCGGAACTTTTACCCCACCTGTCCACCTGCAAATCTCCCCACCAAATGCTGGGGGCACTGGTGAAAACCTATTATGCACAAAAGGTGGGGGTGGACCCGAAAGACATGGTGGTGGTCTCGGTCATGCCCTGTACGGCCAAGAAGTTTGAGTGCAACCGGCCCGAGATGAACGGCAGCGGTTACAAGGATGTTGATTACGTGATCACCACCCGGGAACTGGCCAAGATGATTAAACAAGCCGGCATAGATTTTGCGAGCCTCGAAGACGGGTATTATGATGACCCTCTGGGTGAATACAGTGGAGCGGGGACTATTTTCGGCGCCACCGGCGGGGTAATGGAAGCGGCTCTGCGTACCGTCTACGAGCTGGTAACCGGGAAAACCCTGGAACGCCTGGAGTTCACGGCGGTCAGGGGACTGGAGGACATCAAAGAGGCGGTAGTACCGGTGGAAGGGTTGGGCGAGCTGAAGGTGGCTGTGGCCCATGGTCTGGGCAACGCTCGCAAGATTCTGGACCGGATCAAGGACGGCAGTGCGGATTACCACTTTATTGAAATTATGTGCTGTCCCGGTGGGTGCGTCGGTGGCGGCGGGCAGCCCCTCCCGGTGAACGACGAAATCAGGATGCTTCGCGCCCGGGCTCTGTACCAGGAGGATGAGAAGTTAAGGATCCGGAAATCCCACGAAAATCCTTCCATAAAGAAGCTTTACGAGGAGTTTTTGGGTCGCCCCCTGGGAGAGAAATCCCATCAACTACTGCATACACGGTACACGGCCCGGAGAAAGTTTTAA
- a CDS encoding [Fe-Fe] hydrogenase large subunit C-terminal domain-containing protein: protein MGLITTNEAQCRDCYRCLRGCAVKAIRFSAGAESGALHARVIDELCVQDARCVLSCPQKAKKVARDLDEVRQLLKEGHPLAATVAPSFVAAFPLQDPEQMPALLRKLGFERVQETSLGAELVVQMHRRLGLDRPLISSACPVVVNLIERHYPALLPLLAPVVSPMIAHGRLLKKMYPGYRTVFIGPCVAKKAEARTEGINDAIDYVLGFDELWEWVQEEGLDPGSLPAGEFDPPRPGRARLFPVEGGLISALQFDLQREESYLTITGLQNCITFLNHLSHNKIPGPPALMELLACRGGCIDGPLSLCRAEDIYTRRGKVRDYYRSRSKEETPGTAGGVELPSSLMYREYSDRSVSLPLPDEHALRQILAQAGKYRPEDELNCGACGYDSCRDKAVAVYRGHAEVQMCIPYMRKRAESTSNLVMAAMPNALLIVDYQLVIREVNPAAERLFKRQAGEMIGLRLDELINPENFLKVIETGEMMSCVHSYPELGIITREIIFPLEREKSIAGILVDITAERRQREQFELVKVQTIARAREVINKQMSVVQEIAGLLGETTAETKVLLSKLIELMEQESF, encoded by the coding sequence ATGGGGCTTATTACCACCAATGAAGCTCAGTGCCGTGACTGTTACCGTTGTCTCAGGGGATGTGCGGTTAAAGCCATCCGTTTTAGTGCCGGGGCCGAGTCTGGGGCCCTGCACGCGCGGGTAATTGATGAACTGTGCGTACAGGATGCCCGTTGCGTGCTGTCCTGTCCGCAAAAGGCCAAAAAGGTGGCCCGCGACCTGGATGAGGTACGGCAATTGTTAAAAGAAGGACATCCTCTGGCCGCTACAGTGGCTCCTTCCTTTGTGGCGGCGTTCCCCCTGCAGGATCCGGAGCAGATGCCGGCGCTGTTGAGAAAGCTGGGGTTTGAAAGGGTGCAGGAAACCTCCCTGGGGGCCGAACTGGTGGTTCAGATGCACCGGCGGCTGGGGCTTGATCGCCCCTTGATCAGCAGTGCCTGTCCGGTGGTGGTCAATTTAATCGAGCGGCATTACCCCGCTCTTTTGCCTTTGCTGGCACCGGTGGTATCACCCATGATTGCTCACGGGCGGCTGCTTAAAAAAATGTACCCCGGTTACCGGACGGTTTTTATCGGGCCCTGCGTGGCCAAGAAGGCGGAGGCCCGGACGGAGGGGATAAATGACGCCATTGATTATGTGCTGGGATTTGACGAACTCTGGGAATGGGTGCAGGAGGAGGGTCTTGACCCCGGGAGCCTGCCCGCAGGTGAATTTGATCCGCCCCGGCCCGGCCGGGCAAGACTTTTCCCTGTTGAGGGGGGACTGATCAGTGCCTTGCAGTTTGACCTGCAGAGGGAAGAAAGCTACCTGACCATAACAGGATTACAAAATTGCATTACCTTTTTAAATCATTTATCACACAACAAAATCCCTGGGCCGCCGGCATTGATGGAACTGCTGGCATGCCGGGGCGGCTGTATTGACGGTCCCCTTTCCCTCTGCCGGGCGGAGGATATATACACGCGCCGCGGCAAGGTGAGGGATTATTACCGGTCCCGGTCAAAAGAGGAAACTCCCGGTACCGCCGGAGGGGTGGAATTACCCTCCTCCCTTATGTACAGGGAGTATTCAGACCGCAGTGTTTCCCTACCCCTACCCGATGAGCATGCCCTGCGGCAAATTTTGGCCCAGGCGGGAAAGTACCGGCCCGAGGACGAGTTGAACTGCGGCGCCTGCGGTTATGATTCCTGCAGGGACAAGGCCGTCGCCGTCTACCGGGGGCATGCCGAGGTGCAGATGTGCATTCCCTACATGCGCAAGCGGGCCGAGTCCACCTCCAACCTGGTGATGGCGGCCATGCCCAATGCCTTGCTTATCGTGGATTACCAGTTGGTGATCAGGGAAGTCAACCCGGCTGCCGAGCGCTTGTTTAAACGTCAGGCCGGGGAAATGATCGGACTGCGGCTGGATGAATTAATCAACCCGGAAAACTTTTTAAAGGTTATTGAAACCGGGGAAATGATGAGCTGCGTCCATTCCTACCCCGAGCTGGGTATAATTACCAGGGAAATTATTTTCCCGTTGGAAAGGGAAAAATCCATAGCGGGCATCCTGGTGGACATTACCGCTGAAAGAAGACAGCGCGAGCAGTTCGAGCTTGTGAAGGTACAAACCATCGCCCGGGCCCGGGAAGTAATTAACAAACAAATGAGTGTGGTCCAGGAAATTGCCGGTCTGTTAGGCGAAACCACTGCCGAAACGAAGGTTCTCTTGAGCAAATTGATTGAACTGATGGAGCAGGAATCTTTTTAA
- a CDS encoding universal stress protein, which yields MFKKILVPIDGSDASLQALKAAARMAEKFGSEVMLFHVMQLPSPIEMFETYSGKLGEIYYQIKDRIEKYGRKVLESGLKQCEGFQVTFKEKAAWGEPASEIIQEADGGGYDLIVIGSRGRDDVEEWLLGSISQRVVRRAKCPVLVIR from the coding sequence ATGTTTAAGAAAATTCTGGTACCCATTGACGGTTCGGATGCTTCCCTTCAGGCGCTGAAAGCTGCGGCCAGAATGGCTGAGAAATTTGGTTCGGAAGTTATGCTCTTTCATGTCATGCAGTTACCGTCACCCATTGAGATGTTTGAAACCTACAGCGGTAAACTGGGTGAAATATATTATCAAATCAAGGACCGGATCGAAAAGTATGGCCGGAAGGTTCTCGAAAGCGGGCTTAAACAGTGTGAAGGCTTTCAGGTGACCTTTAAGGAAAAAGCGGCCTGGGGAGAGCCGGCCAGCGAGATTATCCAGGAAGCGGACGGGGGTGGATACGATCTGATCGTAATCGGCAGCAGGGGCCGGGATGACGTGGAGGAATGGCTTCTGGGCAGCATCAGCCAGAGGGTGGTGCGGCGTGCCAAATGCCCGGTGCTGGTGATCAGGTGA
- a CDS encoding long-chain-fatty-acid--CoA ligase: MARQVTLPWLRFYEEGVPPTLDYPDKTMPELLERAAVDWPDRTAIIFAGVEINYRTLAGMVHRFAAALADLGVKKGDRVALMSPNCPQYVVGYMAIQKIGAVVVQVNPMYTERELEHLLVDSGAEVIIAYDALYPRLKCLRGVTPLKHVILFSLGQPQCAADPDVLQAEKMMAGAPPSPPVVKINPVEDLAVLQYTGGTTGIPKGAMLTHRNVVANALQMVAWFAGCQYGQERVLSVLPFFHVYGMTVAMNFAVVIAATQIILPRFEINQVLECINAYRPTLFPGVPTMYVAFNNHPEVKKYDVRSIKYCISGSAPLPVEVTEKFEELTGGYLVEGYGLSETSPVTHCNPLRGKRKVGSIGLPLPDTLCKIVDPETGDRELPPGEAGELCIKGPQVMKGYWNMPGETAHALRDGWVYTGDIAKMDEEGYFYVVDRKKDMIIAGGYNIYPREVEEVLFEHPKVLEAVVTGIPDPYRGETVKAFVVLKQGETATEEELIQYCRGKLAAYKVPRQVEFRDSLPKTIVGKVLRRYLREEELARQKK; the protein is encoded by the coding sequence ATGGCCCGGCAAGTTACACTACCCTGGCTGCGCTTTTATGAGGAAGGCGTGCCCCCAACCCTGGATTATCCGGATAAGACCATGCCCGAGTTGCTGGAACGCGCGGCAGTCGATTGGCCTGACCGGACAGCCATCATCTTCGCCGGTGTGGAGATCAACTACCGCACCCTGGCGGGTATGGTACACCGGTTTGCCGCTGCTCTGGCGGATCTGGGCGTCAAAAAGGGTGACCGGGTAGCCCTCATGTCGCCCAACTGCCCCCAGTATGTGGTCGGCTACATGGCCATTCAGAAAATCGGGGCGGTGGTGGTGCAGGTAAACCCCATGTACACCGAGCGGGAACTGGAGCATCTTCTGGTGGATTCAGGGGCCGAAGTAATCATTGCCTATGACGCCCTTTATCCTCGCCTTAAGTGTCTCCGGGGAGTGACTCCCTTAAAACACGTAATTTTATTTAGCCTGGGCCAGCCGCAGTGCGCGGCCGATCCGGATGTCCTGCAGGCGGAAAAAATGATGGCCGGTGCCCCGCCCAGTCCGCCGGTGGTAAAGATCAATCCCGTGGAGGATCTGGCCGTACTGCAGTATACCGGCGGCACCACCGGCATACCCAAAGGAGCCATGCTTACCCACCGCAATGTGGTGGCCAACGCCCTGCAGATGGTGGCCTGGTTTGCCGGCTGCCAGTACGGGCAGGAGCGGGTGCTTTCGGTGCTTCCCTTTTTCCACGTCTACGGTATGACCGTGGCCATGAATTTTGCGGTGGTTATTGCGGCCACCCAGATCATTTTGCCCCGCTTTGAAATAAACCAGGTTCTTGAGTGTATCAATGCCTACCGGCCCACCCTTTTTCCCGGCGTTCCCACCATGTACGTGGCCTTTAACAACCACCCCGAGGTTAAAAAGTATGACGTACGTTCCATCAAGTATTGCATCAGCGGCTCGGCTCCTTTGCCCGTGGAGGTGACGGAAAAGTTTGAAGAACTAACCGGCGGTTACCTGGTGGAGGGCTACGGCCTTTCGGAAACCTCCCCGGTGACCCATTGCAACCCCCTGCGGGGAAAACGCAAGGTGGGTAGCATCGGCCTGCCCCTGCCGGATACCCTGTGCAAGATCGTGGACCCGGAAACGGGTGATCGGGAGTTGCCTCCAGGGGAAGCCGGTGAGCTTTGTATCAAGGGACCCCAGGTGATGAAGGGTTACTGGAATATGCCCGGGGAGACGGCCCATGCCCTGAGGGACGGGTGGGTTTATACCGGGGACATAGCAAAGATGGACGAGGAGGGTTATTTCTACGTTGTGGACCGTAAAAAGGACATGATCATTGCCGGTGGATATAACATCTATCCCCGGGAGGTTGAAGAGGTTTTATTTGAGCACCCCAAGGTTTTGGAGGCCGTGGTAACCGGGATACCCGACCCCTACCGGGGAGAAACGGTGAAGGCCTTTGTGGTTTTAAAACAGGGAGAGACGGCAACGGAAGAGGAACTGATCCAGTACTGCCGAGGCAAACTGGCGGCCTATAAAGTGCCGCGGCAGGTGGAATTCAGGGACAGCCTGCCCAAGACCATTGTGGGTAAGGTGTTGCGCCGTTACCTGCGGGAGGAGGAACTGGCCAGGCAGAAGAAATAG
- a CDS encoding 4Fe-4S binding protein, which translates to MAEAKKQQKEVVITLNGVQLVIPPGARVKDVAAAAGVEIPALKVDPEKCKGCQMCTKACETGAISGNKKEPHSIDQALCIRCGECLAKCKLGAIVPA; encoded by the coding sequence ATGGCCGAAGCCAAAAAACAACAAAAAGAAGTGGTTATTACTTTAAACGGTGTGCAGCTTGTAATACCGCCGGGGGCCAGAGTAAAAGATGTGGCCGCGGCCGCCGGGGTCGAAATTCCCGCCCTAAAAGTGGACCCGGAAAAATGTAAGGGCTGCCAGATGTGCACTAAAGCCTGTGAAACGGGCGCCATCTCGGGCAACAAAAAGGAGCCCCATTCCATTGACCAGGCCCTGTGTATCCGCTGCGGTGAATGTCTGGCGAAATGCAAGCTGGGAGCCATTGTTCCCGCTTAA
- a CDS encoding sigma-54-dependent Fis family transcriptional regulator, whose amino-acid sequence MLQAAQEMKMLWKLVRTVGDKNVRVREEIKASWARSLAHGVNPYMKANQTVLTAEEFKNKLQENRELLEVAVPVVKNIYDFVKGSGFAVAIADKDGVILVMIGDEEGLEFTRRANLIEGSVWSEEVMGTNAIGLCLVEGKPIQVYGYEHFCICCYNGTCSAAPIRDPNGRIIGALDITGYFEKVHYHTLGMVVAGANAIESQLAIKRVLRENVLANHYKNLIMESISDGILTIDNYGYITHLNTQAAKLLRLDPSTAIGKRLTEIFGDIEANRYFINLIQSSRAFTDTIIHIHRKHEKIRCNVSCRPLNDHDGTSLGRVVVLQEFSRVNRLVNRLAIPKAKVSFSDLVGEDPVFLEAVKLGKAAANSDSNVLLLGESGTGKELFAQSIHNASIRAEQPFVSVNCGAIPRELIASELFGYEEGAFTGARKGGNPGKFELADQGTIFLDEIGEMPLDLQAALLRVLEEQRVMRLGGREYLPVNVRIIAATNKNLLKEVERGTFRRDLFYRLNVMVIFLPALRERREDIALLTNHFVKRLSKNKGKDIKGVSPEVMAIFLNYHWPGNVRELQNVLERAVNLCTGTVITPDLLPPELSQYNNYMISHNLTPTKEESKLIKKAEEQAIRNCLARYKSKTKAAEYLGISRATLYRKIKQYGIELEQ is encoded by the coding sequence ATGCTACAGGCCGCCCAGGAAATGAAGATGCTCTGGAAACTGGTGCGTACCGTTGGTGATAAAAATGTGCGTGTACGGGAGGAAATTAAAGCCTCGTGGGCCAGAAGCCTCGCACATGGGGTCAATCCTTATATGAAGGCCAACCAGACCGTGTTAACGGCCGAAGAATTTAAAAACAAACTCCAGGAAAACCGGGAATTGTTAGAAGTGGCTGTACCTGTAGTGAAAAACATTTATGATTTCGTAAAGGGAAGCGGTTTTGCAGTGGCCATTGCAGACAAAGATGGGGTTATACTGGTCATGATCGGGGATGAGGAAGGACTAGAATTTACCAGGAGAGCAAATCTAATTGAAGGTTCAGTTTGGTCGGAAGAAGTAATGGGGACCAATGCCATTGGACTGTGTCTGGTGGAAGGGAAACCTATCCAGGTCTACGGTTACGAGCATTTTTGCATCTGTTGCTATAATGGTACTTGTTCAGCAGCACCTATTCGTGATCCAAACGGCCGGATCATCGGGGCCCTGGATATCACCGGATATTTTGAAAAAGTGCATTACCATACTCTGGGTATGGTAGTAGCTGGTGCAAATGCCATTGAGAGCCAGCTAGCCATTAAAAGAGTACTTCGGGAAAATGTTCTGGCCAACCATTACAAAAACCTGATCATGGAATCAATCTCGGATGGAATCCTAACTATTGACAATTACGGCTACATCACGCACCTTAATACCCAAGCGGCCAAATTGCTGCGGCTCGACCCAAGTACGGCTATCGGTAAAAGGTTAACCGAGATTTTTGGGGATATAGAAGCAAACCGTTATTTTATCAATCTTATTCAATCAAGTAGGGCCTTTACCGATACCATCATTCATATCCACCGGAAACACGAGAAAATCCGGTGTAATGTGAGCTGTCGCCCGCTTAACGACCACGATGGTACAAGCCTGGGGCGGGTGGTAGTTCTCCAGGAATTTTCACGGGTCAACCGGTTGGTTAACCGTCTGGCTATACCAAAAGCGAAAGTAAGTTTCTCCGATCTGGTGGGCGAAGATCCAGTATTTCTGGAAGCAGTAAAACTGGGAAAGGCTGCCGCCAACTCCGATTCCAACGTTCTTTTGCTGGGAGAAAGTGGAACTGGCAAGGAACTTTTTGCCCAGTCGATCCACAACGCCAGTATTCGTGCCGAACAACCCTTTGTTTCCGTCAATTGTGGGGCCATCCCCCGGGAGCTAATTGCCAGTGAGCTTTTTGGTTATGAGGAGGGCGCTTTTACCGGTGCCCGTAAAGGGGGCAATCCCGGTAAGTTTGAATTAGCCGACCAGGGGACAATTTTTCTGGATGAAATCGGTGAAATGCCCCTGGATCTCCAGGCCGCTCTACTCAGGGTGTTGGAAGAACAAAGGGTAATGCGGTTGGGAGGGCGGGAATATCTCCCGGTCAACGTTAGAATCATTGCTGCCACAAACAAAAACCTCCTGAAAGAGGTGGAAAGGGGGACCTTTCGCCGGGATCTATTTTACCGCCTGAACGTTATGGTTATATTTCTGCCGGCACTGCGGGAACGCAGGGAAGACATTGCATTGTTGACCAACCATTTTGTAAAACGTCTCAGTAAAAACAAGGGTAAAGACATAAAAGGGGTTTCTCCCGAAGTAATGGCCATCTTTTTAAACTATCACTGGCCCGGGAATGTTCGTGAATTGCAAAATGTGCTCGAACGTGCAGTTAACCTTTGTACAGGAACAGTGATTACCCCCGACTTACTGCCGCCGGAGTTAAGTCAGTACAACAATTACATGATTTCCCACAATCTGACACCCACAAAAGAAGAAAGCAAATTAATTAAAAAGGCGGAAGAACAGGCCATCCGCAACTGTCTGGCCCGATATAAAAGCAAAACAAAAGCGGCTGAATATTTGGGCATTTCCCGGGCCACCCTTTACCGGAAAATTAAACAATACGGTATCGAGCTGGAACAGTAA
- a CDS encoding SpoIIE family protein phosphatase, which yields MGFCVDIGTAQLVKNGEEICGDTIEVVRTAGSHIVVVADGLGSGIKAKILSGLTAKTAGTMLKMGGRIVDVIETLALTLPICKVRNLAYSTFTIIQFTPDGRGYLVEYENPPSYIGMNNTLCSVDRKERVIGNKLIRECYFTVAENSWLVIVTDGVIHAGAGRTLSMTWDQHRLGVYLAATYSPARSATEWAQEIVQLCYRIYGEKPADDASVAVINIRKPRHVTVLIGPPRNVHDDVEVVDKLIRSNGMKVVCGGTTGNIVARILGRELKIDYSSGNGGVPPAGTIGGIDLVTEGAVTLVNAMEHLRKKTSLKELRGRDGASRLASILLAADSVHFIVGTAANPVLPETEIPAIFVYKQYIIRDLIRILQEMGKNVTVEFY from the coding sequence ATGGGTTTTTGCGTGGATATCGGAACCGCCCAACTGGTTAAAAACGGGGAGGAAATATGCGGGGACACTATTGAGGTGGTTCGTACCGCCGGCAGCCATATTGTGGTGGTGGCGGATGGCCTGGGCAGCGGTATAAAAGCCAAAATCCTTTCCGGTCTTACCGCCAAAACAGCGGGTACCATGCTCAAGATGGGTGGACGGATAGTGGACGTGATAGAGACCCTGGCCCTCACGCTGCCCATCTGCAAGGTGAGAAATCTGGCTTACAGCACTTTCACCATCATTCAATTTACCCCTGACGGCCGGGGCTACCTGGTGGAGTATGAAAATCCCCCCTCGTATATTGGCATGAATAACACTTTGTGCAGTGTGGACAGAAAGGAGAGGGTGATTGGCAACAAGCTAATCCGGGAGTGTTATTTCACGGTTGCCGAGAACAGCTGGCTGGTCATTGTTACCGATGGGGTCATCCACGCGGGGGCGGGAAGGACGTTGAGTATGACGTGGGATCAACACAGGTTGGGGGTGTACCTGGCAGCAACGTACTCACCGGCAAGGAGTGCAACGGAGTGGGCTCAGGAAATTGTCCAGCTTTGTTATCGCATTTACGGAGAAAAGCCGGCAGATGACGCCAGCGTGGCGGTAATTAATATCCGCAAGCCGCGCCACGTGACCGTTTTAATCGGGCCTCCACGGAACGTGCACGACGATGTGGAGGTGGTGGATAAACTGATCCGGTCAAACGGAATGAAAGTGGTCTGTGGGGGTACCACCGGTAACATCGTGGCCCGGATATTGGGCAGGGAATTGAAAATAGATTATTCTTCCGGAAATGGCGGGGTGCCACCTGCCGGTACCATTGGCGGTATCGATCTGGTTACCGAAGGTGCCGTTACACTGGTCAATGCCATGGAACACCTGCGAAAGAAAACCAGTTTAAAGGAATTACGGGGGAGGGACGGGGCCAGCCGGCTGGCTTCCATCTTGCTCGCCGCGGACAGTGTACATTTTATTGTGGGTACGGCGGCAAACCCGGTCCTTCCTGAAACGGAAATACCGGCCATATTTGTTTATAAGCAGTATATCATCCGGGATTTGATCCGCATTTTACAGGAAATGGGGAAGAACGTTACGGTGGAATTCTATTAA